The genomic segment ACTTTTCGGCGGTTTGTATATGATGTGGATCGTGCTGGCAGTTGCAACAGTCAGAAAACCTTGGGCTGGCACACTTGTCGGGCTGGTACAGGGATTTGTCATGCTTGCGCTCGGGTACATTGGAACCCATGGAGCACTCTCTATTCTCACTTTTACACTACCCGGCATTGCAGCAGATATAGCTGCTTTTTTTCCTCATAATTTTTCCAAACCAATATCGCATATTGTCGTGTGTGTATCGGCAAATCTCGCAGGCACGCTTCTTGTCTCGATACTCGTCTGGCAGCTTCCGTTCATCCCCATTCTCATATCACTGGGGCTGAGCCTCCTCTCTGCAATCGGCGGTGGTTTGCTTTCGTTTTTGATCTTTAAACGTTTACAATTTTTCGGCTTAACTGATAAGTAATATGTCGCTACTGAATATTCAACAATTATTCTTCAAATATCATCAAACTGATGACTGGCTTTTTCAAGACCTGAATCTATCAGCAGAAAATGGTGAAGTAATCGTAATTCATGGTTTAAACGGAAGTGGAAAATCAACGCTGCTTTCTCTGCTTTGCGGAATCATTCCGAAAGAAATAAAGGGTGTAAAAGACGGAGTCATCTCGATAAATGATATCGATATTGACGGGCTTAGTTTACCGGAACTTTCACCACTCGTCAGTATGGTTTTTCAGGAGCCGGAGATGCAGCTTAGCTTCCCCATTGTGGAACAGGAGCTTGCATTTGGACCGGAAAATGTAATGGTCAAAGAACATGAGATCTGCCAGAGAATTCAAAGAATTTCCGATTTACTACACATATCTCACCTTCTGAAATCAGACATCGCATCGCTTTCTTACGGGCAAAAAAAACTCATAACAATTGCTGCTCTGTATACCCTCTCACCAGATATTATTCTTCTCGACGAACCAGAGGATGGATTATCTGCAGATTCTATCGGAAGTATCAGAGATTGTATCATGCAATATAAACAAGAGAAACTCACGATCATTTCATCAACAACCCATACCTTTGATGACATCTCAGACCGGATCATAACAATATCATGAAGCCCTTCTTTTCTCTGCAGAATGTGAGTTTTTCTTATGATGACAACTGCATTTTTGAGACAATCAATCTTGATTTTTTCAGGCAAGAAGTAATCGTCATTTCAGGTGAGAACGGTACTGGCAAAACGACTCTGTGCAAGATTTTATTCGGGTTGTACAAACAATTTTCAGGTGATATCTTATTCGAGGAAAAAGATCTACCTGGTATCGATATTGATTATATTACATCAAAAATATCCTTCATACAAGAACAGACGCAGCATGGTTTTCTTGGGGCAACGCCGGATGAAGACCTTGCAATATGGCAGCATAAATTTCAAAGAAGAGATGATGAGACCTTCAAAGCAAAGAGAAATGCAATCTTTGAACGATTCGGTATAAACCATATTTCAAACAAACCGATCTGGGAACTGAGTTCCGGACAGCAAAAAAGGGTGGTACTCGCTTCCCTGCTGCTGAATACACATAAATTCTGGATATTGGACGATCCGCTCTTTAGTTTAGACTCCAATGGGATAAATACGTTACTCTCAATCCTTGCTCAACACAAACTTTTAGGTTCAGGAGCACTTATTGCCACACAACGTCCGCACATTTTTTCGTTAGTCGCAGACAGCATATATGAGATCAAAGGTAAAAAGCTATCACCGGTTTTGGGAAAATAGATGAATCCACGCACATATCTTATTATAACGATCATCATTTCAACGCTCTCGCTAATTCTGAGAAGTGTGGTACAGCTTTCAATCCTTCTTGCTGTGAGTGTACTGTTTGTTATTGTT from the Candidatus Cloacimonadota bacterium genome contains:
- a CDS encoding ECF transporter S component, yielding MKFLKRFSTQDLLYIAIFSALGLAIKPLITPIAQMLSRMLMITGGSLFGGLYMMWIVLAVATVRKPWAGTLVGLVQGFVMLALGYIGTHGALSILTFTLPGIAADIAAFFPHNFSKPISHIVVCVSANLAGTLLVSILVWQLPFIPILISLGLSLLSAIGGGLLSFLIFKRLQFFGLTDK
- a CDS encoding ABC transporter ATP-binding protein produces the protein MSLLNIQQLFFKYHQTDDWLFQDLNLSAENGEVIVIHGLNGSGKSTLLSLLCGIIPKEIKGVKDGVISINDIDIDGLSLPELSPLVSMVFQEPEMQLSFPIVEQELAFGPENVMVKEHEICQRIQRISDLLHISHLLKSDIASLSYGQKKLITIAALYTLSPDIILLDEPEDGLSADSIGSIRDCIMQYKQEKLTIISSTTHTFDDISDRIITIS
- a CDS encoding ABC transporter ATP-binding protein encodes the protein MKPFFSLQNVSFSYDDNCIFETINLDFFRQEVIVISGENGTGKTTLCKILFGLYKQFSGDILFEEKDLPGIDIDYITSKISFIQEQTQHGFLGATPDEDLAIWQHKFQRRDDETFKAKRNAIFERFGINHISNKPIWELSSGQQKRVVLASLLLNTHKFWILDDPLFSLDSNGINTLLSILAQHKLLGSGALIATQRPHIFSLVADSIYEIKGKKLSPVLGK